A region from the Manihot esculenta cultivar AM560-2 chromosome 13, M.esculenta_v8, whole genome shotgun sequence genome encodes:
- the LOC110630022 gene encoding chromatin modification-related protein EAF1 B isoform X3 yields MLRLIPWEGLLMAELELESRPLRVEQQLRELRQSSDKLLNFNRQEYDIREERRRELEFLEKGGNPLDFKFGSAASVSVQSTSLTDHHIEHFVTSEAKGSFALTASPHGDSVESSGRPGAPTVCEPNSADNFGENQILEGKRNPKHPSRRTHIAPSEQSSQMDGTQNAKESEDSAIVRPYARRNRSRPNRDGARSSSTDIIQSSGGYGSFFKVHGGLREVKGSISEAINRKDQIIPSVSYPKSTTSNGDVISRIQIANPQSNTELDGAVAREATTSLPKGSRLDDSEIDISKHNQHDKPSEVDAKKMSIGMASVECNSIGEKEMVISAAPEYPPGAAAAKTENENGSSRSNGFGDLKRDRNEGQNDSGGIGTKGLDSESSCTQNSLCLDVNNESDFRTNGRNSDINGISLKRTPESEGTQNPVAGEMGNKSNEIKAMDSSVVIKDDDSVVNQNNPGNGLVLEMDEEIQGRSDLKNDLKCPNLVGVEQNDLAASEADKKLYVVLDSDSNLNNEIICPGGPQGPVDVSIQELPESTLSEKHSSAALDPQSCSGSHLIVVDKANEDSILEEARIIEAKRKRIAELSVGIVPLESCKKSHWDFVLEEMMWLANDFAQERLWKMTAAAQICHQVAFTSRVRVEEQNQHWKLKKVAYTLAEAVMQFWHSAEMLLNKDGQSSSLTYCMQDSRRIYGNEFSKDKFKELDKEACKELGIQNPGKKLACLIQGYAVRFLKCNSAAVPSLQADAPATPDRIADSGIIQTSWEDHLTEESLFYAVPSGAMETYRSSIESHLVQCEKTGTSMQEEVDTSTYDAGTVFGYHENAYNEEEGETSTYYLQGVFEGSKSKHDQKKRKNSMKLGCHLPYGFCTTGSQPNTSMGKRPANNLHVGPIIKRVRSVAYRQRFISPFNAGVAGGLQTLAKADASSGDTSSFQDDQSTLNGGSQIQKSVEVESAGDFEKQLPYDYAETSIKPKKKKIKHHMGPNYEQVWQLDSTVHNEQRGNSKKRFDSNHFDSNGASGLLYGQHIAKKPKKQSMDGTFDNMAPMTGSVPSPAASQMSNMPKIIKFIAGRDRGRKPKSLKVPTGQLGFGSPWSLFEDQALVVLAHDMGPNWELVSDAINSTLQFKCIFRKPKECKERHKILMDKGAGDGADSADDLVSSQSYPSTLPGIPKGSARQLFQRLQGPMEEETLKSHFEKIIMIGKKYIYRNQNDNQDPKQIVAVHSSHIHALDQVPTNKNGGALTPLDLCDATASSPDVLPVGYQSSHASGLPMPNQGAVGSMLSTSGLNSSLQVSSGVVLGNNSTSSVPLNAPIRDGRCSVPRTSLPVDEQQRMQHYNQMLSNRSLQQSNLPVSGALSGADRGVRMLPGGNPVSVMSGMSRSMQLMRPGFQGVASSSSMVNSSSMLSSSMVGMSTPVNMQSGSISGQGNSMMRSRESLHLMRTGHNSEHQRQNMAPELHMQGNNQGVPAFSGLTSTFTNQTTPPAVQAYPGHPQQQHQMPSQQSHVMSNPHHPNPQGANHTTGQQQAYAIRFAKERQMQQRLLQQQQFASSGALMTHAQPQPQLPISSSMQNSSQIQPQTSSQPVSLPPLTPSSPMTPVQQQQKHALTHPGISRNSQTVASGLNNQMGKQKPRQPQQFQQSGRIHPQQRQHSQSPQQAKLLKGMGRGNMVVHQSVPIDHSHLNGLSVPSGNQSAEKGEHIMHLMQGPGLYSGSGLGLTQPSKQLIASQSSNQSQPQQKLFSGSAPPSSKQMQQMPSHSDNTAQGHVPSVTSGHAHSAAHQALPAAIVTSNHQHMQPQLHQKQTGQAQPTVQRMLQQNRLLNSDPPTKSQIDKSHTEQQLASNVLQMGTSTTTSISQSCNDQTNLVVSSVASQCKLFEPSCDSAMTNPASQVGSIRSPPLTNSAGSDAVVSVNPGLGQRQLSGGLPQHGSAGAQWQQQPQLSQSTTQQPPLPQPQHEQQSPRQQHSQQQTQNLQSAQGSLYMMSTNPPLE; encoded by the exons ATGCTGAGGTTGATTCCATGGGAGGGGTTGTTGATGGCGGAGTTGGAATTGGAATCAAGACCTCTCCGCGTCGAGCAGCAATTGAGAGAGCTCAGGCAGAGCTCAG ataaattattaaattttaacagaCAGGAGTATGACATTCGCGAGGAGAGGAGAAGAGAGCTAGAATTTCTTGAGAAA GGTGGCAATCCATTAGACTTTAAATTTGGGAGTGCAGCTTCTGTTAGTGTACAGTCTACCTCTTTAACTGATCATCACATAGAACATTTTGTGACTAG TGAAGCAAAAGGTAGTTTTGCACTGACTGCATCACCTCATGGGGACTCTGTGGAAAGTAGTGGCAGACCAGGGGCTCCCACAGTTTGCGAACCCAATAGTGCTGATAATTTTGGTGAAAATCAGATTCTTGAAGGGAAAAGGAACCCTAAACATCCCAGTAGGAGGACTCATATTGCTCCATCAGAGCAGTCTTCCCAGATGGATGGGACTCAAAATGCCAAGGAATCAGAAGATTCTGCTATTGTTCGCCCATATGCTAGAAGGAACAGGTCCAGACCTAATCGTGATGGGGCTCGATCCAGCTCAACTGACATAATTCAGAGTTCTGGCGGATATGGATCTTTTTTCAAGGTTCATGGGGGTCTGAGGGAGGTAAAGGGGTCAATATCTGAAGCAATCAATCGGAAGGACCAGATTATTCCTTCTGTTTCTTACCCCAAGTCCACCACTTCAAATGGTGATGTGATTTCTCGGATACAGATTGCAAATCCTCAGTCAAACACAGAGCTGGATGGTGCTGTAGCTCGGGAAGCAACAACCAGCCTGCCTAAAGGTAGTAGGTTGGATGACTCTGAGATTGACATCTCAAAGCATAACCAACATGATAAACCATCAGAAGTTGATGCTAAGAAAATGTCCATTGGCATGGCTTCTGTAGAGTGCAACAGTATTGGAGAAAAAGAAATGGTAATTTCAGCTGCACCTGAATATCCACCTGGTGCAGCTGCAGCAAAAACTGAGAATGAAAATGGTTCTTCTCGGTCAAATGGCTTTGGTGATCTGAAAAGAGATAGAAATGAAGGTCAAAATGACAGTGGTGGAATAGGGACTAAGGGATTGGATTCAGAATCCTCCTGCACTCAGAATAGCCTATGCTTGGATGTAAATAATGAGAGTGATTTTCGTACTAATGGAAGAAACAGTGATATTAATGGAATTTCTTTGAAACGAACACCAGAATCTGAAGGAACACAAAATCCAGTGGCTGGTGAAATGGGAAATAAAAGTAATGAAATCAAGGCTATGGACAGCAGTGTTGTCATCAAGGATGATGACAGTGTTGTTAATCAAAATAACCCTGGTAATGGCCTTGTACTTGAGATGGATGAAGAAATACAGGGAAGATCTGATTTGAAAAATGATTTGAAATGTCCTAACCTCGTGGGAGTAGAGCAGAATGACCTTGCTGCATCTGAAgctgataaaaaattatatgttgTGTTGGATAGTGATTCCAATCTTAACAATGAAATCATATGCCCTGGTGGGCCTCAGGGTCCTGTGGATGTATCTATTCAAGAGTTACCTGAATCTACTTTGTCAGAGAAACATTCTTCTGCAGCTCTTGACCCTCAGTCTTGTTCTGGTAGTCACTTAATAGTTGTAGACAAGGCTAATGAGGATTCAATCTTGGAAGAGGCACGGATTATAGAG GCCAAACGTAAGAGGATCGCAGAGTTATCTGTTGGAATTGTACCCTTGGAAAGCTGCAAAAAATCTCATTGGGATTTTGTGCTTGAAGAAATGATGTGGTTAGCAAATGATTTCGCACAG GAGCGTCTATGGAAAATGACTGCTGCCGCTCAAATATGCCACCAGGTTGCTTTTACCTCTCGGGTGAGAGTTGAAGAACAGAATCAACACTGGAAGCTGAAAAAAGTTGCTTATACTTTAGCAGAGGCTGTCATGCAATTCTGGCATTCAGCAGAgatgcttttaaataaagatGGACAGAGTTCTAGTTTGACATACTGCATGCAGGATTCAAGGAGGATTTATGGGAATGAATTTTCTAAAGACAAGTTCAAAGAACTTGATAAG GAGGCATGCAAAGAGTTAGGGATACAAAATCCTGGAAAGAAGTTGGCATGTCTGATTCAGGGATATGCTGTAAGATTTTTGAAATGTAATAGTGCTGCAGTTCCTTCCCTTCAAGCAGATGCACCAGCAACACCTGATAGAATAGCCGATTCTGGCATTATTCAAACTTCATGGGAAGATCACCTGACAGAA GAAAGCCTATTCTATGCAGTCCCCTCAGGTGCAATGGAGACCTACAGATCCTCCATTGAATCTCATTTGGTGCAGTGTGAG AAGACTGGCACTAGCATGCAAGAGGAAGTTGATACATCAACCTATGATGCTGGTACAG TGTTTGGATATCATGAGAATGCATATAATGAAGAGGAAGGAGAAACAAGCACATATTATTTGCAAGGAGTATTTGAAGGTAGCAAGTCAAAGCATGAccagaagaaaaggaaaaactcTATGAAATTGGGATGTCATCTGCCTTATGGATTCTGCACAACTGGGTCTCAACCAAATACGTCGATGGGAAAAAGGCCTGCCAATAATCTTCATGTTGGTCCAATAATAAAACGTGTCCGCTCTGTTGCTTACAGGCAGAGGTTTATAAGTCCTTTTAATGCTGGAGTTGCTGGAGGTCTGCAGACTCTAGCAAAGGCAGATGCTTCCAGTGGAGATACTAGTTCTTTTCAGGATGACCAGAGTACATTGAATGGTGGATCCCAAATCCAGAAGAGTGTGGAGGTCGAGTCAGCTGGGGACTTTGAAAAGCAGTTACCATATGACTATGCGGAGACATCAATAAAaccaaaaaagaagaagattaaACATCATATG GGTCCCAATTATGAGCAGGTTTGGCAGCTGGATTCCACTGTTCATAATGAACAG AGGGGTAATTCCAAGAAGAGGTTTGATAGTAATCATTTTGACTCTAATGGTGCCAGCG GTCTATTGTATGGGCAACATATtgccaagaagccaaagaaacaGTCAATGGATGGTACTTTTGACAATATGGCTCCAATGACCGGTTCTGTTCCTTCTCCTGCTGCTTCCCAAATGAGTAATATGCCcaaaatcataaaattcatTGCTGGCCGTGACAGGGGCAGAAAACCTAAATCCCTGAAG GTGCCTACTGGGCAGCTTGGTTTCGGAAGTCCATGGTCACTTTTTGAAGATCAG GCACTTGTTGTCCTTGCACATGATATGGGTCCTAATTGGGAGCTCGTAAGTGATGCCATCAACAGCACCCTTCAATTTAAG TGCATATTCCGCAAGCCGAAAGAGTGCAAAGAAcgtcataaaattttaatggatAAAGGTGCTGGTGATGGGGCTGATAGTGCTGATGATTTAGTGTCTTCTCAATCTTATCCATCAACTTTGCCTGGCATCCCGAAG GGCAGTGCCCGACAGTTATTTCAACGTTTGCAAGGGCCAATGGAGGAGGAGACTCTCAAGTCTCATTTTGAAAAGATTATTATGATTGGAAAGAAGTACATTTACAGGAATCAG AATGATAACCAGGATCCTAAACAAATTGTAGCAGTTCACAGTTCTCACATTCATGCCCTTGACCAAGTACCCACAAACAAAAATGGAGGTGCTTTGAC GCCCCTTGATCTCTGTGATGCAACTGCATCAAGCCCAGATGTCCTTCCTGTTGGGTATCAAAGTTCTCATGCTAGTGGTCTACCCATGCCAAATCAAGGTGCTGTAGGATCAATGCTTTCTACTTCTGGGCTAAACTCCTCCCTTCAAGTATCTTCTGGCGTGGTTCTTGGCAATAATTCTACGTCATCTGTCCCACTCAATGCGCCTATCAG AGATGGTAGATGCAGTGTTCCAAGAACATCTTTACCAGTTGATGAGCAGCAGAGAATGCAGCATTACAATCAAATGCTGTCGAATAGAAGTTTGCAGCAGTCTAACTTGCCCGTTTCTGGGGCTCTTTCTGGAGCTGATCGTGGTGTTCGCATGCTTCCAGGTGGAAACCCTGTCAGTGTGATGTCTGGGATGAGCAGAAGCATGCAGCTCATGAGGCCAGGCTTTCAGGGTGTGGCCTCATCATCATCAATGGTGAATTCCAGTAGCATGCTTTCCTCTAGTATGGTTGGCATGTCAACCCCTGTGAATATGCAGTCTGGAAGTATTTCTGGTCAAGGGAATTCAATGATGAGATCCCGTGAGTCTTTGCATCTGATGCGG ACTGGCCATAACTCAGAGCATCAAAGACAAAATATGGCACCAGAACTTCATATGCAAGGAAACAACCAAGGGGTTCCTGCTTTTAGTGGGTTGACTTCTACTTTTACTAATCAGACGACCCCACCAGCTGTGCAGGCATATCCTGGCCATCCCCAGCAGCAGCATCAAATGCCTTCACAACAATCCCATGTGATGAGCAATCCTCATCATCCTAATCCTCAGGGTGCCAATCATACTACAGGACAGCAGCAAGCATATGCAATCCGTTTTGCTAAAGAGAGGCAAATGCAGCAGCGGCTTCTACAGCAACAGCAGTTCGCATCATCTGGTGCCTTGATGACACATGCCCAACCTCAGCCCCAACTCCCCATATCTTCATCTATGCAAAACAGTTCCCAGATTCAGCCACAAACTTCATCACAGCCAGTATCACTTCCTCCATTAACACCGTCTTCTCCGATGACTCCTGTACAGCAGCAGCAGAAACATGCCTTGACACATCCTGGGATCAGTCGGAACTCTCAAACTGTTGCCAGTGGGCTGAACAATCAGATGGGAAAACAGAAACCACGCCAGCCACAGCAGTTTCAACAGTCTGGCCGGATCCATCCTCAGCAACGCCAACACTCACAATCTCCCCAGCAGGCTAAACTTTTGAAGGGAATGGGAAGAGGAAATATGGTGGTGCATCAGAGTGTTCCCATTGATCATTCTCATTTGAATGGCCTTTCTGTGCCTTCAGGAAATCAAAGTGCAGAGAAAGGGGAACATATCATGCACTTGATGCAAGGTCCAGGCTTATATTCAGGTAGTGGCTTGGGTTTGacacaaccatcaaaacaattgATTGCTTCTCAATCCTCAAACCAGTCTCAGCCACAGCAAAAGCTATTTTCTGGCTCAGCTCCACCTTCATCAAAGCAAATGCAGCAGATGCCTTCTCATTCTGATAATACCGCTCAAGGTCATGTTCCATCAGTGACCTCTGGTCATGCCCATTCTGCTGCTCATCAAGCTCTTCCAGCAGCTATTGTTACTTCCAACCATCAACATATGCAGCCACAGCTGCACCAGAAGCAGACTGGTCAAGCTCAACCAACAGTTCAAAGAATGCTTCAACAGAACCGTCTGTTGAATTCTGATCCGCCAACCAAGTCTCAAATTGATAAGAGTCATACAGAACAGCAGCTGGCGAGCAATGTTTTACAGATGGGCACAAGTACAACCACATCAATTTCTCAGTCCTGTAATGATCAAACTAATTTGGTTGTTTCTTCTGTTGCTTCTCAGTGTAAACTATTTGAGCCATCATGTGATTCTGCAATGACAAATCCAGCCTCTCAAGTTGGTTCTATTAGGAGCCCACCGCTTACAAATTCAGCTGGAAGTGACGCAGTGGTATCTGTCAACCCGGGTTTAGGCCAGAGGCAGTTATCTGGAGGCTTGCCTCAACATGGGAGTGCTGGAGCACAGTGGCAGCAGCAGCCACAATTATCGCAATCAACAACACAGCAACCACCACTACCACAACCACAACATGAACAGCAGTCGCCTCGGCAACAGCACTCTCAGCAGCAAACACAGAATCTTCAATCAGCACAAGGAAGTCTGTATATGATGTCCACCAATCCTCCGCTGGAATGA